In Streptomyces sp. NBC_00433, a single genomic region encodes these proteins:
- a CDS encoding iron transporter, with product MTAPAEVAPAPVAELTGMPLQRPHLPQPAAAPMAESPAGAGADPLHHPDAYRVADAAGTDNLLRCWVRERGLPRPADGVLLIALPASGIEARAAVRHWSPTGHHRFGPARPTATEHVLTAVELSALLAREGGGEPAQAADLVARVADSVRRTAAFVTERRGRPGRADAELPFLESEQALVLGHPMHPSPKSREGLSDAENAAYSPETRGSFPLHWLAVDEALLATDSAWTERGRPIAAVDLISSFAGPGPARPDGTALLPLHPWQARDIGHRPGVRALFDTGMLHDLGPHGEAWHPTSSVRTVYRHDAPAMLKLSLGVRITNSRRENLRKELLRGTEVHRLLRSGLAAQWRAAHPGFDIVRDPAWLAVDTADGEPVTGLDVVLRHNPFGPGDQAHCVAGLVSPQPWPADGAAHVLRSRLAVVIDRLAERTGRPGPAVATEWFLRYLDAVVLPLLWLDGEAGIALEAHQQNTLVLLDADGWPCGGRYRDNQGYYYRDSHRADLEQRLPGLGVASETFVADEIADERFAYYVGINNVLGLIGALGSQQLADERVLLAAFRRFLAQAAQSGGSNLPGLLLHSTHLRCKANLLTRLRGMDELVGPVDTQSVYVTMSNPLAG from the coding sequence ATGACCGCCCCCGCAGAAGTCGCCCCGGCCCCGGTCGCCGAACTGACCGGTATGCCGCTCCAGCGCCCGCACCTCCCGCAGCCGGCCGCCGCTCCCATGGCCGAGTCCCCGGCAGGTGCCGGCGCCGACCCGCTGCATCATCCCGACGCCTATCGCGTCGCCGATGCCGCGGGCACCGACAACCTGCTGCGCTGCTGGGTACGGGAAAGGGGGCTGCCCCGGCCCGCCGACGGCGTGCTGCTGATCGCCCTGCCGGCCAGTGGCATCGAAGCGAGAGCCGCCGTACGCCACTGGTCGCCGACCGGCCACCACCGCTTCGGCCCGGCCCGCCCGACCGCCACCGAGCACGTCCTGACCGCCGTCGAGCTGTCAGCGCTGCTGGCCAGGGAAGGCGGCGGCGAGCCCGCGCAGGCCGCCGACCTGGTGGCCAGGGTCGCCGATTCGGTACGCCGTACGGCCGCCTTCGTCACGGAACGCCGCGGCCGGCCCGGCCGGGCCGACGCCGAACTGCCCTTCCTGGAATCGGAGCAGGCCCTGGTCCTCGGCCACCCGATGCACCCCTCCCCGAAGAGCCGCGAAGGGCTCAGCGACGCTGAGAACGCGGCATATTCCCCCGAGACGCGCGGATCGTTCCCGCTGCACTGGCTCGCCGTGGACGAGGCACTGCTCGCCACCGACTCGGCCTGGACCGAGCGGGGACGCCCGATCGCGGCGGTCGACCTGATCAGCTCCTTCGCCGGCCCCGGCCCGGCCCGGCCCGACGGCACCGCGCTGCTGCCGCTGCACCCGTGGCAGGCCCGCGATATCGGGCACCGGCCGGGCGTGCGGGCGCTCTTCGACACCGGGATGCTGCACGACCTCGGCCCGCACGGCGAGGCGTGGCACCCCACCTCCTCGGTGCGCACCGTCTATCGGCACGACGCGCCGGCGATGCTCAAGCTGTCGCTGGGCGTCCGGATCACCAACAGCCGGCGGGAGAACCTGCGCAAGGAACTGCTGCGCGGCACCGAGGTCCACCGACTGCTGCGCAGTGGACTGGCGGCGCAGTGGCGCGCGGCCCACCCCGGCTTCGACATCGTGCGCGACCCCGCGTGGCTCGCCGTCGACACCGCGGACGGCGAGCCGGTCACCGGCCTCGACGTCGTGCTCCGGCACAATCCGTTCGGCCCCGGCGACCAGGCGCACTGCGTCGCGGGACTGGTCTCGCCGCAGCCCTGGCCGGCCGACGGCGCGGCGCACGTACTGCGGTCCCGGCTGGCCGTGGTCATCGACCGGCTCGCCGAGCGGACCGGGCGGCCAGGCCCGGCGGTCGCCACCGAGTGGTTCCTGCGCTATCTCGACGCCGTGGTCCTGCCGCTGCTGTGGCTGGACGGCGAGGCGGGCATCGCGCTCGAAGCGCACCAGCAGAACACCCTGGTGCTGCTCGACGCGGACGGCTGGCCCTGCGGCGGCCGCTACCGCGACAACCAGGGGTACTACTACCGCGATTCGCACCGCGCGGACCTGGAGCAGCGGCTGCCGGGCCTCGGAGTCGCGAGTGAGACCTTCGTCGCCGACGAGATCGCCGACGAACGCTTCGCCTATTACGTCGGCATCAACAATGTGCTCGGCCTGATCGGCGCCCTGGGGTCGCAGCAACTCGCCGACGAGCGGGTCCTGCTCGCCGCCTTCCGCCGCTTCCTTGCCCAGGCGGCACAGAGCGGCGGCAGCAACCTGCCGGGGCTGTTGCTGCACAGCACGCACCTGCGCTGCAAGGCCAACCTGCTCACCCGGCTGCGCGGCATGGACGAACTCGTCGGCCCGGTCGACACGCAGTCGGTCTACGTCACCATGTCC
- the hflX gene encoding GTPase HflX — MTSSSSSSSNDRQRLPESLRADALMEEDVAWSAHIDEDRDGDQLDRSERASLRRVAGLSTELEDVTEVEYRQLRLERVVLVGVWTSGTVDDAENSLAELAALAETAGALVLDGVIQRRDKPDPATYIGSGKAQELRDVVLESGADTVVCDGELSPGQLIHLEDVVKVKVVDRTALILDIFAQHAKSREGKAQVSLAQMQYMLPRLRGWGQSLSRQMGGGGSGSSGGGMATRGPGETKIETDRRRIREKMAKMRREIAEMKTSRDLKRQERKRHKVPSVAIAGYTNAGKSSLLNRLTGAGVLVENSLFATLDPTVRRAETPSGRLYTLADTVGFVRHLPHHLVEAFRSTMEEVGDADLILHVVDGSHPVPEEQLAAVREVFRDVGALDVPEIVVINKADAADPLVLQRLLRNEKHAIAVSARTGKGIDELLEMIDSELPRPDVEVEALVPYTHGGLVSRVHAGGEVLSEEHTGDGTLLKVRVHEEMAAELAPFTLAAHH; from the coding sequence ATGACCTCCTCCTCTTCTTCCTCTTCGAACGACCGCCAGCGCCTCCCCGAGAGCCTTCGGGCCGACGCCCTGATGGAAGAGGACGTCGCCTGGAGCGCGCACATCGACGAAGACCGCGACGGCGATCAGCTCGACCGCTCCGAGCGGGCCTCGCTCCGCCGCGTCGCGGGTCTGTCCACCGAACTGGAGGACGTCACCGAGGTCGAATACCGGCAGCTGCGCCTGGAGCGCGTCGTGCTCGTCGGCGTGTGGACCTCGGGCACCGTGGACGACGCCGAGAATTCGCTGGCAGAGCTGGCGGCGCTCGCCGAGACCGCGGGCGCCCTCGTCCTCGACGGTGTGATCCAGCGCCGCGACAAGCCGGACCCGGCCACCTACATCGGCTCGGGCAAGGCGCAGGAGCTGCGGGACGTGGTGCTGGAGAGCGGCGCCGACACCGTCGTCTGCGACGGTGAGCTGAGCCCAGGCCAGCTCATCCATCTCGAAGACGTGGTGAAGGTCAAGGTCGTCGACCGCACCGCGCTGATCCTCGACATCTTCGCCCAGCACGCCAAGTCCCGTGAGGGCAAGGCGCAGGTCTCGCTCGCCCAGATGCAGTACATGCTGCCCAGGCTGCGAGGCTGGGGCCAGTCGCTGTCCCGGCAGATGGGTGGCGGCGGCTCCGGTTCGTCCGGCGGCGGTATGGCCACCCGTGGTCCCGGTGAGACCAAGATCGAGACCGACCGGCGCCGCATCCGCGAGAAGATGGCGAAGATGCGCCGGGAGATCGCGGAGATGAAGACCAGCCGCGACCTCAAGCGCCAGGAGCGCAAGCGCCACAAGGTGCCGTCGGTGGCCATCGCCGGCTACACCAACGCGGGCAAGTCCTCGCTGCTCAATCGGCTCACCGGAGCCGGAGTCCTGGTGGAGAACTCGCTGTTCGCCACCCTCGACCCGACCGTACGCAGGGCGGAGACGCCCAGCGGGCGGCTCTACACCCTGGCCGACACCGTCGGGTTCGTCCGGCACCTGCCGCACCACCTGGTGGAGGCCTTCCGCTCCACGATGGAGGAGGTCGGCGACGCCGACCTGATCCTGCACGTGGTGGACGGCTCGCACCCGGTGCCCGAGGAGCAGTTGGCGGCGGTCCGCGAGGTGTTCCGCGATGTCGGCGCGCTCGACGTGCCCGAGATCGTGGTGATCAACAAGGCGGACGCGGCCGATCCGCTGGTGCTCCAGCGCCTGCTGCGCAACGAGAAGCACGCCATCGCCGTGTCGGCGCGCACCGGCAAGGGCATCGATGAGCTGCTGGAGATGATCGACAGCGAACTGCCGCGCCCGGACGTGGAAGTGGAGGCCCTGGTGCCCTACACCCACGGTGGGCTGGTGTCCCGGGTGCATGCCGGCGGCGAGGTACTCTCCGAGGAGCACACCGGCGACGGCACCCTGCTCAAGGTCCGGGTGCATGAGGAGATGGCGGCGGAACTGGCCCCGTTCACCCTCGCCGCGCACCACTGA
- a CDS encoding diaminobutyrate--2-oxoglutarate transaminase has protein sequence MAEGILRRQEQRESSARTYARSLPVVPVRARGMTVEGADGRRYLDCLSGAGTLALGHNHPVVMEAVRGVLDSGAPLHVLDLATPVKDAFTTALFETLPPELAEHGRIQFCGPAGTDAVEAAIKLTRTATGRDGLLAFSGAYHGMTAAALAATGDTAVRAALHGPDTQVTRLPYPYDYRCPFGIGGERGAELAARWTAHLLDDPKGGVQPPAGMLLEVVQGEGGVIPAPDSWLRRMRAITADHGIPLIADEVQTGVGRTGTFWAVERSGIVPDVMVLSKAIGGSLPLAVIVYRDELDGWLPGAHAGTFRGNQLAMAAGTATLRFVRRNALHERAETVGSRMLSRLRGLAAHHSCIGDVRGRGLMIGVEIVDTDAEADDYGAQPAAPRLAEQIQREALRRGLIIELGGRHGSVVRLLPPLTITDEQAEAVLERLAGAIEAAHATAPGAAA, from the coding sequence TTGGCGGAGGGGATCCTGCGCAGGCAGGAGCAGCGCGAGTCGTCCGCCCGCACCTATGCGCGCTCGCTGCCCGTGGTCCCGGTGAGGGCCCGCGGGATGACGGTCGAGGGCGCGGACGGCCGCCGCTACCTGGACTGCCTGTCGGGCGCGGGGACCCTGGCCCTCGGCCACAACCACCCTGTCGTCATGGAGGCCGTCAGAGGAGTACTCGACTCCGGTGCGCCGCTGCATGTGCTGGACCTCGCGACGCCGGTCAAGGACGCCTTCACCACGGCCCTGTTCGAGACGCTGCCGCCGGAACTGGCCGAGCACGGCCGGATCCAGTTCTGCGGACCGGCGGGCACCGACGCCGTCGAAGCGGCCATCAAACTCACCAGGACCGCCACCGGGCGCGACGGGCTGCTGGCCTTCTCCGGCGCCTACCACGGCATGACCGCCGCCGCGCTCGCCGCGACGGGCGACACGGCGGTGCGCGCGGCCCTGCACGGTCCTGACACCCAGGTCACCCGGCTGCCGTATCCGTACGACTACCGCTGCCCCTTCGGGATCGGCGGCGAGCGGGGCGCCGAACTGGCCGCGCGGTGGACCGCGCACCTGCTGGACGACCCCAAGGGCGGGGTGCAGCCGCCGGCGGGAATGCTCCTCGAAGTGGTGCAGGGGGAGGGCGGCGTGATCCCCGCCCCCGACAGCTGGCTGCGTCGGATGCGGGCGATCACCGCGGACCACGGCATCCCGTTGATCGCCGACGAGGTGCAGACCGGAGTGGGTAGGACCGGCACCTTCTGGGCCGTCGAGCGAAGCGGGATCGTGCCCGACGTGATGGTGCTGTCCAAGGCCATCGGCGGCAGCCTGCCGCTGGCCGTCATCGTCTACCGCGACGAGTTGGACGGCTGGCTGCCCGGCGCGCACGCCGGGACTTTCCGCGGCAACCAACTGGCCATGGCCGCGGGCACCGCGACCCTGCGCTTCGTCCGGCGCAATGCCCTGCACGAACGCGCCGAGACGGTCGGCTCCCGCATGCTCAGCCGCCTGCGGGGACTGGCCGCGCACCACTCGTGCATCGGAGACGTGAGAGGCCGCGGTCTGATGATCGGCGTGGAGATCGTCGACACCGACGCGGAAGCGGACGACTACGGCGCCCAGCCCGCCGCACCGCGCCTCGCCGAGCAGATTCAGCGCGAGGCCCTGCGCCGCGGCCTGATCATCGAACTCGGCGGCAGGCACGGCAGCGTCGTCCGGCTGCTGCCGCCGCTGACGATCACCGACGAGCAGGCAGAGGCCGTACTCGAACGCCTGGCCGGAGCCATCGAAGCCGCGCACGCCACCGCGCCGGGCGCCGCCGCATGA
- the miaA gene encoding tRNA (adenosine(37)-N6)-dimethylallyltransferase MiaA, protein MKNRVIAVVGPTAAGKSDLGVSLARILGGEVINADSMQLYRGMDIGTAKLPPDERQGVPHHLLDIWDVTQAANVADYQRLARAEIDRLHAADRVPVLVGGSGLYVRAAIDPLEFPGTDAAVRARLEAELDMRGPGALHARLAAVDPAAAQAILPSNGRRIVRALEVVEITGRPFTANLPQAEAQQSVYDTVQIGLDIPRPLLDERIALRVDRMWAGGLVAEVGALDAVGLREGRTASRALGYQQVLAALAGECTEEEARADTVRATKRFARRQDSWFRRDGRVHWLTAQDGELTDHALTLLEEAVTA, encoded by the coding sequence GTGAAGAACCGTGTGATCGCCGTCGTAGGCCCCACCGCAGCCGGAAAATCGGATCTCGGTGTCTCCCTGGCCCGGATCCTGGGCGGCGAGGTGATCAACGCCGACTCCATGCAGCTCTACCGCGGCATGGACATCGGCACCGCCAAACTCCCACCCGACGAACGGCAGGGCGTGCCGCACCACCTGCTGGACATCTGGGACGTGACGCAGGCCGCCAACGTCGCCGACTACCAGCGGCTGGCCCGCGCCGAGATCGACCGGCTGCACGCTGCGGACCGGGTCCCGGTGCTGGTCGGCGGCTCCGGGCTGTACGTGCGCGCCGCGATCGACCCGCTGGAATTCCCGGGCACCGACGCCGCCGTCCGCGCCAGGCTGGAGGCCGAACTCGACATGCGCGGCCCGGGCGCCCTGCACGCCCGGCTGGCCGCCGTCGACCCGGCCGCGGCCCAGGCGATCCTCCCCAGCAACGGCCGCCGGATCGTCCGCGCCCTGGAAGTGGTCGAGATCACCGGCCGGCCCTTCACGGCCAACCTGCCCCAGGCCGAGGCGCAGCAGTCGGTCTACGACACCGTGCAGATCGGGCTCGACATCCCCCGGCCGCTGCTCGACGAGCGCATCGCGCTGCGGGTCGACCGTATGTGGGCGGGCGGCCTCGTCGCCGAGGTCGGCGCCCTGGATGCCGTCGGGCTGCGCGAGGGCCGCACCGCCTCCCGCGCCCTCGGCTACCAGCAGGTGCTCGCCGCGCTCGCCGGGGAGTGCACCGAGGAGGAGGCGCGCGCCGACACCGTGCGGGCCACGAAACGTTTCGCACGGCGCCAGGATTCGTGGTTCCGACGCGACGGCCGTGTGCACTGGCTCACCGCCCAGGACGGAGAACTCACCGACCATGCGCTGACGTTGCTCGAGGAAGCGGTCACAGCCTGA
- the dapF gene encoding diaminopimelate epimerase, with translation MTDAHPGTTPSVFLKGHGTENDFVIVPDPDGLLDLSADQVARLCDRRAGVGGDGLLRVVRSAAHPEAAALADRAEWFMDYRNSDGSIAEMCGNGVRVFARYLQRAGLADAGDLALATRAGVREVHIAKDGDDGSPGGITVGMGRAAFPDGAVTVTVDSRGWPAVHVNMGNPHAVVFVDDLAEAGDLFRAPAVTPAEAYPAGTNVEFVVDRGPRHVAMRVHERGSGETRSCGTGACAVMVAAARRDGLDPADTGRPVTYTVDVPGGRLVITETVDGLIEMTGPAVIVAEGVLEPAFAAARSVR, from the coding sequence GTGACTGACGCGCACCCCGGCACCACTCCTTCCGTCTTCCTCAAGGGCCACGGGACCGAGAACGACTTCGTGATCGTCCCCGACCCGGACGGTCTGCTCGACCTGTCCGCCGACCAGGTGGCCAGGCTGTGCGACCGCCGCGCCGGGGTCGGCGGCGACGGCCTGCTGCGCGTCGTCCGCTCGGCCGCCCACCCGGAGGCCGCCGCGCTCGCCGACCGGGCCGAGTGGTTCATGGACTACCGCAACAGCGACGGCAGCATCGCCGAGATGTGCGGCAACGGCGTCCGTGTCTTCGCCCGCTACCTCCAGCGGGCCGGCCTCGCCGATGCCGGCGACCTGGCCCTCGCCACCCGTGCGGGGGTGCGCGAGGTCCACATCGCCAAGGACGGCGACGACGGCTCCCCCGGCGGGATCACTGTCGGCATGGGCCGGGCCGCCTTCCCCGACGGCGCCGTCACGGTGACGGTCGACTCCCGCGGCTGGCCCGCGGTCCACGTCAACATGGGCAACCCGCACGCCGTCGTCTTCGTGGACGACCTCGCCGAGGCCGGAGACCTCTTCCGGGCCCCCGCTGTCACCCCCGCCGAGGCCTACCCCGCCGGTACGAACGTCGAATTCGTCGTGGACCGCGGACCCCGCCACGTGGCCATGCGCGTCCACGAGCGCGGCTCGGGCGAGACCCGGTCCTGCGGCACCGGAGCCTGCGCCGTGATGGTCGCGGCCGCCCGCCGTGACGGCCTCGATCCCGCGGACACCGGCCGCCCCGTCACCTACACCGTCGACGTCCCCGGCGGCCGGCTGGTGATCACCGAGACCGTCGACGGCCTGATCGAGATGACCGGCCCCGCGGTCATCGTCGCCGAGGGAGTCCTCGAACCCGCTTTCGCTGCCGCCCGATCGGTCCGCTGA
- a CDS encoding class III extradiol dioxygenase subunit B-like domain-containing protein: MLVAAAVCPCPPLLVPEVAAGAAPELDALRDACGDAVGLLAASRPDLLVAVGPAELSARGAFAEGVRGSFRPFGVALDVRLGKAGESDGDDAPADDVRVLPPSLAVAAWLLRGWHASPVEGLAVGEPLAPDRCAAAGQDVAASAGRVALLVMGDGSVTRTVKAPGYLDDRAEGFDASVAAALAAADTEALAGLDPELAQAVGAAGRAPWQLLAGAARGAGLGGQLLYEEAPYGVGYFVAGWT, translated from the coding sequence ATGCTGGTCGCCGCTGCCGTCTGCCCCTGCCCGCCGCTGCTGGTGCCCGAGGTGGCGGCCGGAGCCGCACCCGAGCTGGACGCGCTGCGGGACGCCTGCGGGGACGCCGTCGGGTTGCTGGCAGCGTCCCGGCCCGACCTTCTGGTGGCCGTGGGGCCGGCCGAACTGTCGGCCCGCGGCGCCTTCGCCGAGGGTGTCCGCGGGTCCTTCCGCCCGTTCGGTGTCGCGCTGGACGTGCGGCTCGGCAAGGCGGGGGAGAGCGACGGAGACGACGCCCCGGCCGATGATGTACGGGTGCTGCCGCCTTCGCTGGCCGTGGCCGCCTGGCTGCTGCGAGGCTGGCACGCGAGCCCGGTGGAGGGCCTGGCGGTGGGGGAGCCGCTGGCGCCCGACCGGTGCGCCGCCGCCGGGCAGGACGTCGCCGCGTCGGCCGGGCGGGTCGCGCTGCTGGTGATGGGTGACGGCAGCGTCACCCGTACGGTCAAGGCGCCGGGCTATCTGGACGACCGCGCCGAGGGTTTCGACGCGTCCGTCGCCGCCGCGCTGGCCGCCGCCGACACCGAGGCGCTGGCCGGGCTCGACCCGGAGCTTGCGCAGGCGGTCGGCGCCGCGGGCAGGGCCCCCTGGCAACTGCTGGCCGGTGCGGCTCGCGGCGCGGGCCTCGGCGGGCAGCTGCTGTACGAGGAGGCGCCCTACGGCGTCGGGTATTTCGTGGCCGGCTGGACATAG
- a CDS encoding antitoxin, whose protein sequence is MSFMDTVKDKLGLAKDKAGDMARQHPDKVDSGIDKAAQTADPKTGGKHSDKIDTGADKAKGAADKLGGEGGGQDTGGRT, encoded by the coding sequence ATGAGCTTCATGGACACGGTCAAGGACAAGCTCGGCCTGGCGAAGGACAAGGCCGGTGACATGGCCCGGCAGCACCCCGACAAGGTCGACTCGGGAATCGACAAGGCGGCGCAGACCGCGGACCCCAAGACCGGCGGCAAGCACTCCGACAAGATCGACACCGGCGCCGACAAGGCGAAGGGCGCCGCGGACAAGCTCGGCGGCGAGGGCGGCGGCCAGGACACCGGCGGCAGGACCTGA
- a CDS encoding HD domain-containing protein, giving the protein MSADNAVDAERVADARRRGLRRLDLRRLGRAALLGPGTRDRLPGAIEHLIKVHRARHPQAGPDAVETLRRAYVLAESSHRGQTRKSGEPYITHPLAVTLILAELGAETTTLTASLLHDTVEDTDVTLDQVREEFGAEVTYLVDGVTKLEKVDHGAAAEPETFRKMLVATGSDVRVMSIKLADRLHNVRTLGVMRPDKQARIAKVTRDVLIPLAERLGVQALKTELEDRVFAILHPAEYARTQAMIAANARRPDLLATIAEDLRKVLRDADIAAEVAIRPRHAVSVHRLLLKRGGAELGGGDFGRLLVLVGEDADCYAVLGELHTCFTPVIAEFKDFIAAPKFNLYQSLHTAVADAQGRIAEVLVRTRQMHRVAETGVIALGDPHAAVEHLHSAAEGTPPPATSGTGRTATGSAAAEAWGRVDPTQPGWLARLLEWQRDAPDPDTFWTALRDDLAQDREITVFTAEGGDASGTIRLPAGASCVDAAYAVHGEGGRRCIGVRVNGRLAPLGTRLRDGDSLQLLLDDAAASRPAADWLEHATTPAARIAITRWLAQHPAPADDDQPAAAPAARPTRAASIAPAAQPVAVADLPGASVRLARCCTPVPPDAVTGFVIRGGAVTVHRVECPSTARMTSAGRTSVPVGWRDGTPAGGYRATVLAEALSRPRLLADLTEVIATEGVGIVSAAVEPPQEHRVRHTYTVELPDPQALAGLMRAMRAVPGVYDVYRAKPAVTATRG; this is encoded by the coding sequence ATGAGCGCAGACAACGCGGTGGACGCCGAGCGCGTCGCCGATGCCCGTCGACGCGGTCTGCGGCGTCTCGATCTGCGCCGGCTCGGGCGGGCCGCCCTGCTCGGTCCGGGCACCAGGGACCGGTTGCCGGGTGCCATCGAGCACCTCATCAAGGTCCACCGCGCCCGGCACCCGCAGGCCGGGCCTGACGCGGTCGAGACTTTGCGCCGGGCATATGTGCTCGCCGAGTCCTCGCACCGCGGTCAGACGCGCAAGAGTGGTGAGCCGTACATCACCCATCCGCTGGCCGTCACCTTGATCCTCGCCGAACTCGGCGCCGAGACCACCACGTTGACGGCCTCTCTGCTGCACGACACCGTCGAGGACACCGACGTGACACTGGATCAGGTGCGGGAGGAATTCGGCGCCGAGGTGACCTATCTCGTGGACGGCGTCACCAAGCTGGAGAAGGTCGACCACGGGGCCGCGGCCGAGCCCGAGACCTTCCGCAAGATGCTGGTCGCCACCGGCAGCGACGTCCGCGTGATGTCCATCAAGCTCGCCGACCGGCTGCACAACGTCCGCACCCTCGGGGTGATGCGGCCCGACAAGCAGGCCAGGATCGCCAAGGTCACCCGGGACGTGCTGATCCCGCTCGCCGAGCGTCTCGGCGTGCAGGCGCTCAAGACCGAGCTGGAGGACCGGGTCTTCGCGATCCTCCACCCCGCCGAATACGCCCGCACCCAGGCCATGATCGCCGCCAACGCGCGGCGGCCCGACTTGCTGGCCACGATCGCCGAGGACCTGCGCAAGGTGCTGCGCGACGCGGACATCGCGGCCGAGGTCGCGATCAGGCCGCGGCACGCGGTCTCCGTCCACCGGCTGCTGCTGAAGCGCGGCGGCGCCGAGTTGGGTGGCGGTGACTTCGGCAGGCTGCTCGTGCTGGTCGGCGAGGACGCCGACTGCTACGCCGTGCTCGGCGAACTCCACACCTGCTTCACCCCGGTGATCGCCGAGTTCAAGGACTTTATCGCCGCTCCCAAATTCAACCTCTACCAGTCGCTGCACACCGCCGTCGCCGACGCCCAGGGCCGGATCGCCGAGGTCCTGGTCCGCACCCGGCAGATGCACCGGGTCGCGGAGACCGGGGTGATCGCCCTCGGCGACCCGCACGCCGCCGTGGAGCACCTGCATTCCGCCGCCGAGGGCACGCCGCCGCCCGCCACGAGCGGCACCGGACGAACCGCCACGGGATCGGCGGCCGCCGAAGCCTGGGGGAGGGTCGACCCGACCCAGCCGGGCTGGCTGGCCCGGCTGCTCGAATGGCAGCGGGACGCACCCGACCCCGACACCTTCTGGACCGCGCTGCGCGACGACCTCGCGCAGGACCGCGAGATCACCGTCTTCACCGCGGAGGGCGGCGACGCCTCGGGCACGATCCGGCTGCCCGCGGGCGCCAGTTGCGTGGACGCCGCTTACGCCGTGCACGGCGAGGGCGGCCGCCGGTGCATCGGCGTACGGGTCAACGGCCGGCTGGCACCGCTGGGCACCCGGCTGCGTGACGGTGACAGCCTGCAACTGCTGCTGGACGACGCGGCCGCCTCGCGCCCGGCCGCCGACTGGCTGGAACACGCCACCACCCCCGCGGCCCGGATCGCCATCACCCGCTGGCTGGCACAGCACCCGGCCCCCGCCGACGACGACCAGCCGGCCGCCGCCCCGGCGGCCCGGCCCACCCGGGCGGCCAGCATCGCGCCGGCCGCCCAGCCGGTGGCGGTCGCCGATCTGCCCGGGGCCTCGGTGCGGCTCGCCCGCTGCTGCACGCCCGTCCCGCCCGACGCGGTGACGGGCTTCGTCATCCGCGGCGGCGCCGTGACCGTCCACCGCGTCGAATGTCCGAGCACCGCCAGGATGACCTCGGCCGGCCGGACCTCCGTACCTGTCGGGTGGCGGGACGGCACGCCGGCCGGCGGCTACCGCGCCACGGTGCTCGCCGAGGCGCTGAGCCGCCCGCGGCTGCTCGCCGACCTCACCGAGGTGATCGCCACCGAAGGCGTCGGCATCGTCTCGGCGGCGGTGGAACCGCCGCAGGAGCACCGCGTGCGGCACACCTACACGGTGGAGCTGCCCGATCCCCAGGCCCTCGCCGGGCTGATGCGCGCCATGCGCGCCGTGCCCGGCGTCTACGATGTCTACCGCGCCAAGCCCGCGGTCACCGCGACCCGCGGCTGA